One Gemmatimonadota bacterium genomic window carries:
- a CDS encoding YgiT-type zinc finger protein: MHCDICGRENAHIHKIDRMYGKGKHTVTIRNIPLAICSTCDERYFAPRIPDKAEQLSPALHKHSESACLV, encoded by the coding sequence ATGCACTGCGACATTTGCGGGCGCGAAAACGCGCACATCCACAAAATCGACCGCATGTATGGCAAGGGGAAACACACCGTCACCATTCGCAATATTCCCCTTGCGATATGTTCGACCTGTGATGAACGCTATTTTGCGCCTCGCATACCCGACAAAGCCGAGCAACTGAGTCCAGCACTTCACAAACACTCAGAATCTGCCTGTCTTGTATAG